A window from Rhinolophus sinicus isolate RSC01 linkage group LG01, ASM3656204v1, whole genome shotgun sequence encodes these proteins:
- the ERFE gene encoding erythroferrone isoform X1: MLPAPLSLPCAPAHNSSLQRPCTARTSAAARGPAGRGRRAVTRGPARRGIQALYKARSRRAIPRRRSGSREAPAACMAPTRRPAGAHLLLLYAGLLAAAAGLVPQDPSAPSGSRVREKPPPGNELPAGSGESRAGPATRPPEPTTGLARSVDPRDTWRLFVRQSDKGVNGKRGGRGKAKKLKLGLPGPPGPPGPQGPPGPNIPPDVLLKEFQLLLKGAVRQRERTEPEPCTRGPATVLDTTREDYEEAAGDAGVLALLAAPLAPAPRALRVEAAFHCRLRRDASVERRALHELGVYYLPDAEGAFRRGPGLNLTSGQYTAPVAGFYALAATLHVALAEQPRRGPPRPRDRLRLLICIQSRCQRNVSLEAVTGLESSSELFTISVNGILYLQTGQYTSVFLDNASGSTLTVRSGSHFSAVLLGV; encoded by the exons ATGCTCCCTGCACCCCTTTCCCTACCCTGCGCCCCAGCCCACAACTCCTCACTGCAGCGTCCCTGCACTGCCCGCACCTCCGCTGCAGCGCGCGGCCCAGCCGGGAGGGGGCGCCGGGCGGTGACGCGCGGCCCGGCGAGGCGGGGGATTCAAGCGCTTTATAAGGCGCGGAGCCGAAGAGCAATTCCGAGACGCCGCTCTGGGAGCCGAGAGGCACCCGCCGCCTGCATGGCCCCCACCCGCCGCCCGGCTGGAGCCCACTTGTTGCTCCTCTACGCGGGCCTGCTGGCTGCCGCCGCCGGCCTCGTTCCCCAGGACCCCAGTGCGCCCTCGGGGAGCCGAGTCCGCGAAAAGCCGCCACCCGGAAACGAGCTGCCCGCTGGCTCTGGGGAGAGCCGCGCTGGGCCAGCCACCCGCCCGCCG GAGCCGACCACTGGGCTAGCACGCAGCGTCGACCCCCGGGACACCTGGAGGCTCTTCGTCAGGCAGAGTGACAAGGGTGTCAATGGCAAGAGGGGGGGCAGAGGCAAAGCCAAGAAGTTGAAG CTTGGCTTGCCAGGGCCCCCAGGACCCCCTGGCCCTCAGGGCCCCCCGGGCCCCAATATCCCCCCTGATGTACTGCTGAAGGAGTTCCAGCTGCTGCTGAAAG GCGCAGTGAGGCAGCGCGAGCGCACGGAGCCCGAGCCCTGCACTCGCGGCCCCGCCACTGTCCTGGACACCACTCGGGAGGACTACGAGGAGGCAGCCGGGGACGCGGGCGTGCTGGCGCTGCTGGCCGCgcccctggccccagccccacgGGCTCTGCGCGTGGAGGCCGCCTTCCACTGCCGTCTGCGCCGGGACGCATCCGTGGAGCGACGTGCGCTGCACGAGCTTGGTGTCTACTACCTG CCCGACGCCGAGGGTGCCTTCCGCCGTGGCCCGGGCCTGAACCTGACCAGCGGCCAGTACACGGCGCCAGTCGCTGGCTTCTACGCGCTCGCCGCCACGCTGCACGTGG CGCTGGCGGAGCAGCCCAGGAGGGGGCCGCCACGCCCCCGGGACCGCCTGCGCCTGCTCATTTGCATCCAGTCCCGGTGCCAGCGCAACGT CTCCCTGGAGGCTGTCACAGGCCTGGAGAGCAGCAGCGAGCTCTTCACCATCTCGGTAAATGGCATCCTGTATCTGCAG ACCGGGCAGTACACCTCCGTCTTCCTGGACAACGCCAGCGGCTCCACGCTCACAGTGCGCAGCGGCTCCCATTTCAGCGCCGTCCTCCTTGGTGTGTGA
- the ERFE gene encoding erythroferrone isoform X2 → MLPAPLSLPCAPAHNSSLQRPCTARTSAAARGPAGRGRRAVTRGPARRGIQALYKARSRRAIPRRRSGSREAPAACMAPTRRPAGAHLLLLYAGLLAAAAGLVPQDPSAPSGSRVREKPPPGNELPAGSGESRAGPATRPPEPTTGLARSVDPRDTWRLFVRQSDKGVNGKRGGRGKAKKLKLGLPGPPGPPGPQGPPGPNIPPDVLLKEFQLLLKGAVRQRERTEPEPCTRGPATVLDTTREDYEEAAGDAGVLALLAAPLAPAPRALRVEAAFHCRLRRDASVERRALHELGVYYLPDAEGAFRRGPGLNLTSGQYTAPVAGFYALAATLHVAPWRLSQAWRAAASSSPSR, encoded by the exons ATGCTCCCTGCACCCCTTTCCCTACCCTGCGCCCCAGCCCACAACTCCTCACTGCAGCGTCCCTGCACTGCCCGCACCTCCGCTGCAGCGCGCGGCCCAGCCGGGAGGGGGCGCCGGGCGGTGACGCGCGGCCCGGCGAGGCGGGGGATTCAAGCGCTTTATAAGGCGCGGAGCCGAAGAGCAATTCCGAGACGCCGCTCTGGGAGCCGAGAGGCACCCGCCGCCTGCATGGCCCCCACCCGCCGCCCGGCTGGAGCCCACTTGTTGCTCCTCTACGCGGGCCTGCTGGCTGCCGCCGCCGGCCTCGTTCCCCAGGACCCCAGTGCGCCCTCGGGGAGCCGAGTCCGCGAAAAGCCGCCACCCGGAAACGAGCTGCCCGCTGGCTCTGGGGAGAGCCGCGCTGGGCCAGCCACCCGCCCGCCG GAGCCGACCACTGGGCTAGCACGCAGCGTCGACCCCCGGGACACCTGGAGGCTCTTCGTCAGGCAGAGTGACAAGGGTGTCAATGGCAAGAGGGGGGGCAGAGGCAAAGCCAAGAAGTTGAAG CTTGGCTTGCCAGGGCCCCCAGGACCCCCTGGCCCTCAGGGCCCCCCGGGCCCCAATATCCCCCCTGATGTACTGCTGAAGGAGTTCCAGCTGCTGCTGAAAG GCGCAGTGAGGCAGCGCGAGCGCACGGAGCCCGAGCCCTGCACTCGCGGCCCCGCCACTGTCCTGGACACCACTCGGGAGGACTACGAGGAGGCAGCCGGGGACGCGGGCGTGCTGGCGCTGCTGGCCGCgcccctggccccagccccacgGGCTCTGCGCGTGGAGGCCGCCTTCCACTGCCGTCTGCGCCGGGACGCATCCGTGGAGCGACGTGCGCTGCACGAGCTTGGTGTCTACTACCTG CCCGACGCCGAGGGTGCCTTCCGCCGTGGCCCGGGCCTGAACCTGACCAGCGGCCAGTACACGGCGCCAGTCGCTGGCTTCTACGCGCTCGCCGCCACGCTGCACGTGG CTCCCTGGAGGCTGTCACAGGCCTGGAGAGCAGCAGCGAGCTCTTCACCATCTCGGTAA